A DNA window from Rhinolophus sinicus isolate RSC01 linkage group LG10, ASM3656204v1, whole genome shotgun sequence contains the following coding sequences:
- the BSN gene encoding protein bassoon isoform X1 has translation MGNEASLEGGAGDGPLPPGGPGPGPGPGPGTGKPPSAPAGGGQLPAAGAARATAGPPGPGSGPGAGLGPGPGPGSLSRRLDPQEPLGSQRAASPTPKQASATAPGHESPRETRAQGPAGQDAAGPRRTLQVDSRTQRSGRSPSVSPDRGSTPTSPYSVPQIAPLPSSMLCPICKTSDLTSAPSQPNFNTCTQCHNKVCNQCGFNPNPHLTQVKEWLCLNCQMQRALGMDMTTAPRSKSQQQLHSPALSPVHSPAKQPLGKPEQERSRGPQPGARQAETARATPVPGPAPAAAPPEVGRVSPQPAHPIKPSTAEPRPPVGETLAKSAPTVPSGPGAAEQSQEGLTGKLFGLGASLLTQATTLMSVQPEAEPQGQPVPSKGPPKIVFSDASKEAGPRPLGSGPGPGPAPGAKTEPAARTGPGSGPGSLARTGGTTSPKHGRAEHQTVSKATAKPKTMPKERATCPLCQAELNVGSKGPANYNTCTTCKLQVCNLCGFNPTPHLVEKTEWLCLNCQTKRLLEGSLGEPTPLPLPTSQQPPVGAPHRVAGAAPLKQKGPQGLGQPSGPMPAKASPLPTKASPQAKPLRASEPSRTPSSAQEKKTGVPAKAEPVPKPPPETTLPPGTPKAKTGVRRTEPATPVVKAIPEAPKGGEAEELVGKPYSQDLSRSPQSLSDTGYSSDGVSSSQSEITGVVQQEVEQLDSAGVTGPRPPSPSQLHKVGSSMRPSLQAKGLAPSGEQSRLPCSSSAEEQKRRPHSLSIMPEAFDSDEELEDILEEEEDSLEWGRQREQQDTAESSDDFGSQLRHDYVEDSSEGGLSPLPPQPPARAAEMTDEEFMRRQILEMSAEEDNLEEDDVATSRHSLARHGTQKGGPRPRPEPSQEPAALPKRRLPHNATTGYEELLSEGGPAEAADGTGALQGGLRRFKTIELNSTGSYGHELDLSQGPDPGLDREPELEMESLTGSPEDRSRGEHSSTLPASTPSYTSGTSPTSLSSLEEDSDSSPSRRQRLEEAKQQRKARHRSHGPLLPTIEDSSEEEELREEEELLREQEKMREVEQQRIRSTARKTRRDKEELRAQRRRERSKTPPSNLSPIEDASPTEELRQAAEMEELHRSSCSEYSPSPSLDSEAEALDGGPSRLYKSGSEYSLPTFMSLYSPTETPLGSSTTPSSGRALKSAEEAYEEMMRKAELLQRQQGQAAGGRGPHGGPSQPIGPRGQGSFEYQDPSEHDYGRAAQPASQGTPAGLEAAVYEEILQTSQSIARMRQASSRDLAFAEDKKKEKQFLNAESAYMDPMKQNGGPLTPGTSPTQLAAPVSFSPSPSTSSDSSGGRVIPDVRVTQHFAKESQDPLKLHSSPASPSSASKEVGIPFSQGPGTPATTAVAPCPSGLPRGYMTPTSPAGSERSPSPSSTAHSYGQSPTTANYGSQTEEQPQVPSGPAARGRAAREEPLSVSDGKSSTPQPSQGYSYFAGSSPPLSPSSPSESPTFSPGKLGPRATAEFSTQTPSPTPASDMPRSPGAPTSTSMVAQSTQTPHRPSTPRLVWQQPSQEAPVMVITLASDASSQTRMVHASASTSPVCSPTDTQPTTHSYSQTTPPSGSQLPSESPGPAGFPRAPSAGADGPLALYGWGALPAENISLCRISSVPGTSRVEPGPRPPGSAVVDLRTAVKPTPIILTDQGIDLTSLAVEARKYGLALDPAPGRQSTAVQPLVINLNAQEQTHAFLSTATTVSITMASSVLMAQPKQPVVYGDPFQSRLDFGQGAGSPVCLAQVKQVEQAVQTAPYRGGPRGRPREPKFARYNLPNQVAPLARRDVLITQMGSIQSVGLKSGLVPEPGAEPHRAAPAELRSHALPGARKPHTVLVQMGEGTAGTVTTLLPEEPAGALDLTGMRPESQLACCDMVYKFPFGSSCTGTFHPAPSAPEKSVVDVAPPGQSSGPFYNPQDPEPPEPPTYRAQGVVHEEQRPCPQGLPGRLYSSMSDTNLAEAGLNYHAHRLGQLFQGPGRDSAVDLSSLKQSYNLGFADGRYVGQGLQYGSFTDLRHPTDLLTHPLPMRRYSSVSNIYSDHRYGPRGDAAGFQEASLAQYSATTAREISRMCAALNSMDQYGGRHGSGGGGGPDLMQYQPQPGPGLSAPQGLAPLRPGLLGNPTFPEGHPSPGTLAQYRPTAAQGTAVRQLLPSTATVRAPDGMIYSTINTPIAATLPITTQPGSVLRPMVRGGLYRPYGSGGVTAVPLTSLTRMPMIAPRVPLGPTGLYRYPVPSRFPTASSIPPAEGPVYLGKPAAAKVPGAGGPPRPELPAGVAREEHLSTATPAAAKEAGAAPAPLVGQKPPVDAAPGGGSGALSRPGLDKEEASQEERQRKQQEQLLQLERERVELEKLRQLRLQEELERERVELQRHREEEQLLVQRELQELQTIKHHVLQQQQEERQAQFALQREQLAQQRLQLEQIQQLQQQLQHQLEEQKQRQKAPFPVACEGPGRGPPPAATELAQNGQYWPPLTHAAFIAVAGPEGPGQPRESVLHRGLPSSASDMSLQTEEQWEASRSGLKKRHSMPRLRDACEPESGPEPCMVKRIADTSVQTDDEDGEGRYFLSRRRRTRRSADCSVQTDDEDSAEWEQPVRRRRSRLSRHSDSGSDSKHEAIASSSTATAAARAMSSVAIQTISDCSVQTEPDQLPRVSPAIHITAATDPKVEIVRYISAPEKTGHGESLACQTEPDGQAQGVAGPQLVGPAAISPYLPGIQIVTPGPLGRFEKKKPDPLEIGYQAHLPPESLSQLVSRQPPKSPQVLYSPVSPLSPHRLLDASFASSERLNKAHVSPQKHFAADSALRQQTLPRPMKTLQRSLSDPKPLSPTAEESAKERFSLYQHQGGLGSQVSALPPNGLVRKVKRTLPSPPPEEAHLPLAGQPPPQLYAASLLQRGLVGPTAVPATKASLLRELDRDLRLVEHESTKLRKKQAELDEEEKEIDAKLKYLELGITQRKESLAKDRGGRDYPPLRGLGEHRDYLSDSELNQLRLQGCATPAGPYADFPVTAAPTTSSGPTAFQQPRFPPPAPQYTAGSGGPTPNGFLTHQAPTYPGPSTYPAPAFPPGTSYPAEPGLASQQAFRPTGHYAAQTPMPTTQSTLFPVPADSRAPHQKPRQTSLADLEQKVPTNYEVIASPVVAMSSAPSETSYSGPAVSSSYEQGKAPELPRASDRSSMSLSPAPTYPSDSHYTSLEQNVPRNYVMIDDISELTKDSTSTAPDSQRLEPLGPSSSGRPGKEPGEAGVLEGPALPCCYARGEEESEEDSYDPRGKSSHHRSVESDSRPASAHYYGDSDYRHGARAEKYGPGPMGPKHPSKSLAPAAISSKRSKHRKQGMEQKISKFSPIEEAKDVESDLASYPSPAVSSGLASRGRKFQDEITYGLKKNVYEQQRYYGVSSRDQVEEEDRMYSGSSRSRVASAYSGEKLSSHDFGGRGKGYEREREAVERLQKVGPKPSSLSMAHGRARPPMRSQASEEESPVSPLGRPRPAGGTLPPGDTCPQFCSSHSMPDVQEHVKDGPRAHTYKREEGYILDDSHCVVSDSEAYHLGQEETDWFDKPRDARSDRFRHHGGHAVSSSSQKRGPARHSYHDYNEPPEEGLWPHDEGGPGRHTSAKEHRHHSDHGRHSGRHAGEEPGRRAAKPHVRDLGRHEARPHPQPSPAPAMQKKGQPGYPSPAEYSQPSRVPSAYHHASDSKKGSRQAHSGPAALQPKPEPQPQPQPQGRQAPPGPQQSQPPPSRQTPSAPSSRQPQTQQQQQQQQQQQQQQQPGHGLQHPQQTPSQARLQQQGQPTARGPAPAASQPAGKPQPGPTTATGPQPAGPPRAEQTNGSKGAAKAPQQGRPPQAQPPSGPGPAGVKAGARPGGTPGAPAGQPGAEGESVLSKILPGGAAEQAGKLTEAVSAFGKKFSSFW, from the exons GTAAAGGAGTGGCTCTGTCTGAACTGCCAGATGCAGAGGGCTCTGGGGATGGACATGACCACGGCGCCTCGCTCCAAAAGCCAGCAGCAGCTGCACTCCCCCGCCCTGTCTCCTGTCCACTCCCCGGCCAAACAGCCCCTGGGGAAGCCGGAGCAAGAGAGATCCCGGGGCCCACAGCCCGGTGCCCGCCAGGCTGAGACGGCCAGGGCCACCCCAGTGCCGGGGCCTGCCCcagcagctgcccctccagaggtggggagggtgtCTCCTCAGCCCGCTCACCCCATCAAGCCTTCCACAGCTGAGCCCAGGCCACCGGTAGGAGAGACCCTGGCCAAAAGTGCCCCCACAGTGCCCTCTGGGCCTGGTGCTGCAGAGCAGAGCCAGGAGGGCCTCACCGGGAAGCTCTTTGGCCTCGGTGCATCGCTGCTGACCCAGGCAACTACACTCATGTCTGTGCAGCCTGAGGCCGAACCCCAGGGCCAGCCTGTCCCCAGCAAGGGGCCGCCCAAGATCGTCTTCAGTGATGCCAGCAAAGAGGCTGGCCCAAGACCCCTAGGCTCAGGGCCCGGGCCTGGGCCAGCACCTGGAGCCAAAACTGAGCCTGCAGCTAGAACAGGTCCTGGATCCGGGCCTGGATCCCTGGCGAGAACTGGGGGAACAACCAGTCCAAAGCATGGCAGAGCAGAGCACCAGACAGTGTCCAAGGCTACTGCCAAGCCAAAGACCATGCCGAAGGAAAGGGCCACCTGCCCACTGTGCCAAGCCGAGCTCAACGTGGGCAGCAAGGGCCCTGCCAACTATAACACCTGCACCACCTGCAAGCTCCAGGTGTGCAACCTATGTGGCTTCAACCCGACGCCCCACCTGGTGGAG AAAACTGAGTGGCTCTGTCTGAACTGCCAAACTAAGCGGCTACTGGAGGGCAGCCTGGGAGAGCCGACCCCACTACCACTGCCCACCTCACAGCAGCCCCCCGTAGGCGCCCCTCATCGTGTGGCTGGAGCAGCACCTCTGAAGCAGAAAGGGCCACAGGGGCTGGGCCAGCCATCAGGCCCCATGCCTGCCAAGGCCAGTCCCCTGCCCACCAAGGCCAGCCCTCAGGCCAAGCCCCTCAGGGCTTCTGAACCTAGCAGGACCCCGAGCAGTgcccaggaaaagaaaacaggagtcCCAGCTAAAGCTGAGCCCGTGCCGAAACCACCTCCAGAGACTACACTGCCCCCCGGGACCCCTAAAGCAAAGACTGGAGTGCGGAGGACTGAACCTGCCACCCCGGTTGTCAAGGCCATTCCAGAAGCCCCCaagggtggggaggcagag GAGCTGGTGGGCAAGCCTTACTCTCAGGACCTGTCTCGGAGCCCACAGAGCCTCAGTGACACAGGCTATTCCTCCGACGGCGTCTCCAGCTCCCAGAGCGAGATCACAGGGGTCGTGCAGCAGGAGGTAGAGCAGCTGGACAGTGCAGGAGTGACAGGGCCACGcccacccagcccctcccagctccACAAGGTGGGGAGCAGCATGCGGCCTTCGCTGCAGGCCAAGGGCCTGGCCCCCAGTGGCGAGCAGAGCAGGCTACCATGCAGCAGCAGTGCTGAGGAGCAGAAGCGGCGGCCACACTCCTTGTCCATCATGCCCGAGGCCTTCGACTCTGATGAGGAGCTGGAGGACatcctggaggaagaggaagactcTCTAGAGTGGGGGCGCCAGAGGGAGCAGCAGGACACCGCCGAGTCCTCAGATGACTTTGGCAGCCAGCTGAGGCATGACTACGTGGAAGACAGCAGTGAGGGTGgcctgtcccctctccccccccagcccccagcccgaGCAGCAGAAATGACTGATGAGGAGTTCATGCGACGGCAGATACTGGAGATGAGTGCCGAGGAAGACAACCTGGAAGAGGATGACGTGGCCACCTCCAGGCACAGCTTGGCCAGACATGGCACCCAGAAGGGcggccccaggcccaggcccgAGCCCAGCCAAGAGCCAGCGGCACTGCCCAAGAGGCGCCTGCCCCACAATGCCACCACGGGCTATGAGGAGCTGCTCTCTGAGGGAGGCCCAGCAGAGGCCGCTGATGGCACCGGAGCCCTGCAGGGTGGGCTCCGCCGCTTCAAGACCATTGAACTCAATAGCACGGGCAGCTATGGCCACGAGCTGGACCTGAGCCAAGGCCCTGACCCTGGCCTGGACCGGGAGCCTGAGCTGGAGATGGAGAGCCTGACAGGCTCCCCTGAGGACCGCTCCCGCGGAGAGCACTCCTCCACGCTGCCAGCCTCCACGCCCAGCTACACGTCAGGTACCTCGCCCACCTCCCTGTCCTCACTGGAAGAGGACAGCGACAGCAGCCCCAGCCGCAGGCAGCGTCTAGAAGAAGCCAAGCAGCAGCGCAAGGCCCGGCACCGCTCCCACGGGCCCCTGCTGCCCACCATCGAGGACTCCTCCGAGGAGGAGGAGCtgcgggaggaggaggagctgctgCGTGAGCAGGAGAAGATGCGGGAGGTGGAGCAGCAGCGCATCCGCAGCACAGCCCGTAAGACCCGAAGGGACAAGGAGGAGCTGCGGGCCCAGCGGCGGCGAGAGCGCTCCAAGACCCCGCCCAGCAACCTGTCGCCCATCGAGGACGCCTCCCCCACAGAGGAGCTGCGGCAGGCAGCTGAGATGGAGGAGCTCCACCGCTCCTCCTGCTCCGAGTACTCGCCCTCGCCCTCCCTGGACTCGGAGGCTGAGGCCCTGGACGGGGGGCCCAGCCGGCTCTATAAGTCGGGCAGTGAGTACAGCCTGCCCACCTTCATGTCCCTCTACTCACCCACGGAGACACCCTTGGGCAGCTCCACCACGCCCAGCTCTGGCCGGGCCCTCAAGAGTGCTGAGGAGGCCTATGAGGAGATGATGCGAAAGGCTGAGCTGCTCCAGCGGCAACAGGGCCAGGCAGCGGGGGGCCGGGGGCCCCATGGTGGCCCCTCGCAGCCCATAGGCCCCCGGGGCCAGGGTTCCTTTGAATACCAGGACCCCTCAGAGCATGACTATGGCAGGGCTGCTCAGCCTGCATCACAGGGCACGCCAGCTGGCCTGGAAGCAGCTGTGTATGAGGAGATCCTCCAGACGTCACAGAGCATTGCCCGCATGCGTCAGGCCTCCTCACGGGACCTGGCCTTTGCTGAGGACAAGAAGAAGGAGAAGCAGTTTCTGAACGCCGAGAGTGCGTACATGGACCCAATGAAACAAAATGGCGGCCCACTTACCCCTGGCACCAGCCCCACGCAGCTTGCTGCCCCTGTGtccttctccccctctccctctacCTCCTCAGACAGCAGTGGGGGCCGAGTCATTCCTGATGTCCGTGTTACTCAGCATTTTGCAAAGGAGTCTCAAGACCCCCTCAAGCTGCAcagctctcctgcctcccccagctctgcctccaagGAGGTCGGCATACCCTTTTCCCAGGGCCCTGGGACCCCAGCCACCACAGCTGTGGCTCCTTGTCCGTCTGGCCTGCCAAGAGGGTATATGACTCCGACGTCCCCAGCTGGCTCTGAGCGCAGCCCTTCACCATCTTCCACAGCCCACAGCTATGGACAGAGCCCAACCACTGCAAACTATGGGTCCCAAACTGAGGAGCAGCCTCAGGTCCCCAGTGGCCCTGCTGCCCGCGGACGGGCTGCCAGAGAAGAGCCCCTGAGTGTGAGTGATGGCAAGAGCAGCActccccagccctcccagggATATTCCTACTTTGCAGGCTCTAGCCCACCTCTTTCCCCATCTTCTCCCTCAGAGAGTCCCACATTCTCCCCTGGCAAGCTGGGCCCAAGGGCCACAGCAGAGTTCTCTACACAGACGCCAAGCCCAACCCCTGCCTCGGACATGCCACGGAGCCCTGGTGCCCCAACCTCGACCTCCATGGTGGCTCAGAGCACACAAACACCACACCGACCCAGCACGCCTCGCCTGGTATGGCAGCAGCCCTCTCAGGAGGCCCCCGTTATGGTCATCACACTGGCATCAGATGCCTCCAGCCAGACTAGGATGGTACATGCCAGTGCCTCCACCTCCCCAGTGTGCTCACCCACTGACACCCAGCCCACCACCCACAGCTACAGCCAGACAACGCCTCCAAGTGGGTCTCAGCTGCCCTCAGAGTCTCCTGGGCCGGCTGGCTTCCCGCGGGCACCCAGTGCTGGTGCAGATGGGCCTCTGGCACTGTATGGCTGGGGCGCCCTCCCTGCTGAGAACATCTCCCTATGCCGGATCTCCTCCGTCCCTGGAACGTCTAGGGTTgagccaggccccaggccccctgGCAGTGCCGTGGTAGACCTTCGCACGGCTGTTAAACCCACACCCATCATCCTCACCGACCAGGGCATAGACCTGACCTCTCTTGCCGTGGAAGCAAGGAAGTACGGCCTTGCCCTGGATCCAGCCCCAGGACGGCAGTCGACCGCTGTACAGCCTTTGGTTATCAATCTCAATGCCCAGGAGCAGACCCATGCCTTCCTCAGCACCGCCACCACCGTGAGCATCACCATGGCCTCATCTGTGCTCATGGCGCAGCCAAAGCAGCCTGTGGTCTATGGAGACCCATTCCAGAGCCGGCTTGACTTTGGCCAGGGTGCTGGTAGCCCTGTGTGCCTGGCCCAGGTCAAGCAGGTAGAGCAGGCTGTCCAGACAGCCCCGTACCGAGGTGGGCCCCGGGGAAGACCCAGGGAGCCCAAGTTTGCCAGGTATAACCTGCCCAATCAAGTAGCACCTCTGGCCAGAAGGGATGTTTTGATCACTCAGATGGGCAGTATCCAGAGTGTTGGCCTCAAGTCAGGCCTGGTACCAGAGCCTGGTGCCGAACCTCACCGGGCTGCCCCTGCAGAGTTACGGTCTCATGCTCTGCCGGGTGCCAGGAAGCCACACACGGTGCTGGTACAGATGGGAGAGGGCACGGCAGGCACTGTGACCACACTGCTCCCAGAGGAGCCAGCGGGTGCCCTGGACCTCACGGGGATGAGGCCAGAGAGCCAACTGGCATGCTGTGACATGGTCTACAAGTTCCCCTTTGGCAGTAGCTGCACAGGCACCTTCCATCCCGCCCCCAGCGCACCTGAGAAGAGTGTGGTAGACGTTGCCCCACCTGGCCAAAGCAGTGGCCCCTTCTACAATCCCCAGGACCCTGAGCCTCCCGAGCCTCCCACCTACCGGGCACAGGGGGTAGTGCATGAGGAGCAGAGGCCCTGCCCACAGGGCCTCCCAGGCAGGCTGTACTCCTCCATGTCTGACACCAATTTGGCTGAGGCTGGCCTCAACTACCATGCCCACAGATTGGGACAGCTCTTCCAGGGCCCTGGACGAGACTCGGCTGTGGACCTGAGCTCGCTGAAGCAATCCTACAACCTGGGCTTTGCGGACGGACGCTACGTTGGGCAGGGCTTGCAGTATGGCTCATTCACAGACCTGCGTCATCCCACAGACCTTTTGACTCACCCACTTCCCATGCGGCGCTACAGCTCAGTATCAAACATCTACTCAGACCACAGGTATGGCCCACGGGGAGATGCAGCTGGCTTCCAGGAGGCCAGCCTGGCCCAGTACAGTGCCACCACAGCCCGTGAGATCAGCCGCATGTGCGCGGCCCTCAATTCCATGGACCAGTATGGAGGGCGGcatggcagtggtggtggtggtggccccGACCTCATGCAGTATCAgccccagcctgggcctgggctcAGTGCCCCGCAGGGTCTGGCTCCCCTCAGACCTGGCCTTCTTGGGAACCCCACCTTCCCGGAGGGCCACCCAAGTCCTGGGACCCTGGCCCAGTACCGGCCTACGGCAGCCCAGGGAACAGCAGTCAGACAGCTGCTGCCATCCACAGCCACTGTGCGTGCCCCCGATGGCATGATCTACTCGACTATCAACACCCCAATTGCTGCAACACTGCCCATCACCACCCAGCCCGGCTCAGTACTGCGGCCTATGGTGCGCGGCGGCCTGTACAGGCCTTACGGATCTGGTGGGGTCACAGCCGTGCCGCTCACCAGCCTGACACGCATGCCCATGATTGCCCCCCGGGTACCTCTCGGACCCACAGGGCTGTACCGATACCCCGTACCAAGTAGATTCCCCACTGCTTCCAGCATTCCACCTGCTGAGGGTCCTGTCTACCTGGGGAAACCTGCTGCTGCCAAggttccaggggctgggggcccaCCAAGGCCAGAGCTGCCAGCAGGGGTGGCTCGGGAAGAGCATCTGTCCACAGCCACCCCTGCTGCTGCCAAGGAGGCTGGAGCAGCCCCAGCCCCCCTGGTTGGCCAGAAGCCACCAGTAGATGCTGCTCCTGGGGGCGGCAGTGGAGCCCTCAGCCGGCCAGGGCTTGACAAGGAGGAAGCATCGCAGGAGGAGAGGCAGCGGAAGCAGCAGGAGCAGCTGCTGCAGCTGGAGCGGGAGCGGGTAGAGCTGGAGAAGCTGCGGCAACTGCGGCTACAGGAGGAGCTAGAGAGGGAGCGCGTGGAGCTGCAGAGGCACCGGGAGGAAGAGCAGCTTCTGGTGCAGCGGGAGCTGCAAGAGCTGCAGACCATCAAGCACCACgtgctgcagcagcagcaggaggaacGCCAGGCCCAGTTTGCGCTGCAGCGGGAGCAGCTGGCACAGCAGCGTCTGCAGCTGGAGCAGATCCAGCAGCTTCAGCAGCAGCTACAGCATCAACTGGAGGAGCAGAAGCAGCGGCAGAAAGCCCCCTTCCCTGTGGCCTGTGAGGGACCCGGCCGAGGGCCTCCCCCAGCAGCCACTGAACTGGCTCAGAATGGCCAGTACTGGCCACCCCTGACCCATGCGGCCTTCATTGCCGTGGCAGGGCCTGAGGGGCCCGGGCAGCCTCGGGAGTCCGTGCTGCACCGCGGTCTCCCTAGCTCTGCCTCGGACATGTCGCTGCAGACTGAGGAGCAGTGGGAGGCAAGCCGCAGTGGCCTCAAGAAGCGGCACTCGATGCCACGCCTGCGGGATGCCTGCGAGCCAGAGTCGGGGCCAGAGCCCTGCATGGTCAAGAGGATTGCAGACACCAGTGTGCAGACGGACGATGAGGATGGGGAGGGCCGCTACTTCCTGTCCCGGCGGCGCCGGACACGGCGGAGCGCTGACTGCAGTGTACAGACAGACGACGAGGACAGCGCTGAGTGGGAGCAGCCCGTGCGCCGCCGCCGGTCCCGTCTTTCCCGCCACTCAGACTCCGGCTCGGACAGCAAGCACGAAGCGATCGCCTCGTCATCCACTGCCACCGCCGCTGCGAGGGCCATGAGCAGCGTGGCCATCCAGACTATCAGTGACTGCTCTGTGCAGACGGAGCCTGACCAGCTGCCCAGGGTGTCTCCAGCCATCCACATCACAGCTGCTACTGATCCCAAGGTGGAGATCGTCAGGTACATCTCGGCACCAGAGAAGACTGGGCACGGGGAGAGCCTGGCCTGCCAGACGGAGCCGGATGGGCAGGCCCAGGGGGTGGCTGGGCCGCAGCTTGTAGGGCCAGCCGCCATCAGTCCCTACCTGCCTGGCATCCAGATCGTCACCCCAGGGCCCCTGGGCAGATTCGAAAAAAAGAAGCCGGATCCCTTGGAAATTGGATACCAGGCCCACCTGCCCCCGGAGTCCCTCTCACAGCTTGTGAGCCGCCAGCCTCCCAAGTCCCCCCAGGTCCTCTACTCACCAGTCtcacccctgtccccacaccGGCTCCTGGATGCCTCCTTTGCTTCCAGTGAGAGGCTGAACAAGGCTCACGTGAGTCCCCAGAAGCACTTCGCGGCTGACAGCGCTCTCCGCCAGCAGACGCTGCCTCGCCCCATGAAGACCCTGCAGCGGTCCTTGTCTGACCCTAAGCCCCTCAGCCCCACCGCCGAGGAGTCTGCCAAAGAGAGGTTCTCCCTCTACCAGCACCAGGGGGGACTGGGTAGCCAG GTGTCGGCGCTGCCACCCAACGGCCTGGTCCGCAAGGTGAAGCGGACACTGCCCAGCCCCCCTCCAGAGGAGGCTCATCTGCCCCTGGCTGGCCAGCCCCCCCCACAGCTGTATGCGGCCAGCCTGCTGCAGCGTGGGCTGGTGGGGCCCACCGCTGTCCCTGCCACCAAGGCCAGTCTGCTCCGGGAGCTGGACCGGGACCTGCGGCTGGTGGAGCACGAGTCCACCAAGCTGCGCAAGAAGCAGGCAGAGCTGgatgaagaggagaaggagaTCGACGCCAAGCTCAAGTACCTGGAGCTGGGTATCACACAGCGCAAAGAGTCTTTGGCCAAAGACCGGGGTGGCCGTGACTACCCACCCTTGCGTGGTCTCGGCGAACATCGTGACTACCTATCAGACAGCGAACTCAACCAGCTGCGGCTCCAGGGCTGTGCCACTCCTGCAGGCCCGTATGCAGACTTCCCTGTCACGGCCGCTCCCACCACCAGCTCCGGCCCCACTGCCTTCCAACAGCCCCGgttcccacctccagccccacagTACACTGCAGGCAGCGGTGGGCCAACTCCAAACGGATTCCTAACCCACCAAGCACCCACCTACCCTGGCCCCAGCACGTACCCAGCACCTGCCTTTCCTCCTGGCACCAGTTACCCCGCGGAGCCTGGCTTGGCAAGCCAGCAGGCTTTCCGTCCCACAGGCCATTATGCAGCCCAAACACCCATGCCAACCACACAGAGCACCCTTTTCCCAGTCCCGGCCGATAGCCGTGCCCCCCACCAGAAGCCACGCCAGACATCACTAGCCGACTTGGAGCAGAAGGTGCCCACCAACTATGAGGTGATCGCCAGCCCTGTGGTGGCCATGTCTTCAGCCCCATCTGAAACGAGCTACAGTGGCCCAGCGGTAAGCAGCAGCTATGAGCAAGGCAAGGCCCCTGAGCTGCCTCGGGCCAGTGACCGCAGCAGCATGAGTCTGAGCCCGGCCCCCACCTATCCTTCTGACTCACACTACACCAGCCTGGAGCAGAATGTCCCTCGGAATTATGTGATGATCGATGACATCAGTGAGCTGACCAAGGACAGCACCTCCACTGCCCCTGATAGCCAGCGACTGGAGCCCCTGGGGCCAAGCAGCAGTGGGCGTCCTGGGAAAGAGCCCGGAGAAGCAGGTGTTCTGGAGGGGCCCGCACTGCCCTGCTGCTACGCCCGAGGGGAGGAAGAATCCGAGGAGGACTCTTATGACCCCCGTGGGAAGAGCAGCCATCACCGGAGCGTGGAGAGTGACAGCCGACCAGCCAGCGCCCACTACTATGGTGACAGCGACTACCGCCACGGGGCTCGAGCGGAGAAGTATGGTCCAGGCCCCATGGGCCCCAAGCATCCTTCCAAGAGCCTGGCCCCGGCTGCCATCTCCTCAAAGCGCAGCAAGCACCGGAAGCAGGGCATGGAGCAAAAGATCTCCAAGTTCTCGCCTATCGAAGAGGCCAAGGACGTGGAGTCAGACCTGGCCTCCTACCCCTCCCCTGCGGTCAGCAGCGGCCTGGCCTCTCGGGGCAGGAAGTTCCAGGACGAAATCACCTACGGGCTCAAGAAGAACGTGTATGAGCAACAGAGATACTACGGGGTGTCCAGCCGGGaccaggtggaggaggaggacCGCATGTACAGTGGGAGCAGCCGGTCCCGGGTGGCATCTGCATACAGTGGGGAGAAGCTGTCCAGCCATGACTTCGGTGGCCGGGGCAAGGGGTATGAGCGGGAACGGGAGGCTGTGGAGCGGCTTCAAAAAGTGGGCCCCAAGCCCTCATCCCTGAGCATGGCCCATGGTCGGGCCCGACCCCCCATGCGGAGCCAGGCCTCTGAAGAAGAGAGCCCCGTCAGCCCCTTGGGACGGCCCCGCCCCGCCGGGGGCACCCTCCCTCCGGGGGATACCTGCCCACAGTTCTGCTCCAGCCACTCCATGCCTGACGTCCAGGAGCACGTCAAGGACGGACCGCGGGCCCACACGTACAAGCGTGAGGAGGGCTACATCCTGGATGACTCCCACTGCGTAGTTTCCGACAGCGAAG CATATCACCTGGGCCAGGAGGAGACAGACTGGTTTGATAAGCCCCGGGATGCCCGCTCTGACCGATTCAGGCACCATGGGGGCCACgcagtctcctcctcctcccagaagCGAGGCCCTGCCAGGCACAGCTACCACGACTACAATGAGCCCCCCGAAGAGGGCCTGTGGCCACATGATGAGGGTGGCCCAGGCCGACACACCTCAGCCAAGGAACACCGGCACCACAGCGACCACGGGCGGCACTCAGGCCGCCATGCTGGCGAGGAGCCGGGCCGGCGTGCTGCCAAACCACACGTTCGGGACCTGGGTCGCCATGAGGCCCGGCCTCAccctcagcccagccctgccccggCCATGCAGAAGAAGGGTCAGCCTGGGTACCCCAGCCCCGCTGAATACTCACAGCCATCCCGTGTCCCATCAGCATACCATCATGCCTCTGACAGCAAGAAGGGCTCCCGGCAGGCCCACTCGGGGCCCGCTGCACTGCAGCCAAAGCCAGAACCCCAGCCGCAGCCACAGCCACAGGGCCGGCAGGCACCGCCAGGGCCGCAGCAGTCACAGCCGCCACCATCCAGGCAGACACCCTCAGCACCATCATCGCGCCAGCCGCAgacgcagcagcagcagcagcagcagcagcagcagcagcagcagcagcagccaggtCACGGGCTACAGCACCCCCAGCAGACCCCGTCGCAGGCTCGGCTGCAGCAGCAGGGCCAGCCAACTGCACGGGGCCCGGCCCCtgctgccagccagccagcagggAAGCCTCAGCCAGGCCCCACAACAGCCACAGGCCCCCAGCCAGCCGGACCG CCACGGGCAGAGCAGACAAACGGCTCTAAGGGGGCAGCCAAAGCACCCCAGCAGGGGAGGCCTCCTCAGGCCCAGCCACCATCAGGACCTGGACCTGCAG GTGTGAAGGCTGGAGCCAGGCCTGGAGGGACCCCAGGGGCTCCTGCTGGCCAGCCAGGTGCCGAGGGGGAGAGTGTTCTCTCCAAGATCCTCCCTGGGGGGGCAGCAGAGCAGGCCGGCAAGCTGACAGAAG CTGTCTCTGCTTTTGGCAAAAAATTCTCCTCATTCTGGTGA